A part of Chitinimonas koreensis genomic DNA contains:
- the rho gene encoding transcription termination factor Rho, translating into MHLSDLKHKHVSELVDMATDIEGANRMRKQDLIFALLKSQAKKGESIFGDGTLEVLPDGFGFLRSPDTSYLAGPDDIYVSPSQIRRFNLHTGDTIEGEIRTPKDGERYFALVKVDKVNNDTPEATKNKILFENLTPLFPTKRLKLERDIKADENITGRIIDLVAPIGKGQRGLLVAPPKSGKTVMLTHIAHAITANHPDVMLIVLLIDERPEEVTEMTRTVRGEVVASTFDEPATRHVQVAEMVIEKAKRLVEHKKDVVILLDSITRLARAYNTVIPASGKVLTGGVDANALQKPKRFFGAARNIEEGGSLTIIATALTDTGSRMDDVIYEEFKGTGNMELHLDRRMAEKRIYPAINVNRSGTRREEMLIPQDQLQKIWVLRKLLYPMDELEAMEFLFDKIKATKNNNDFFDSMRR; encoded by the coding sequence ATGCATTTGTCCGACCTCAAGCACAAGCACGTGTCCGAACTGGTCGACATGGCGACCGATATCGAAGGCGCCAATCGGATGCGCAAACAGGACCTGATTTTCGCTTTATTGAAAAGTCAGGCCAAAAAAGGCGAAAGCATCTTCGGCGACGGCACGCTCGAAGTCCTGCCCGACGGCTTCGGCTTCCTGCGCAGTCCCGACACTTCCTATCTGGCCGGCCCCGATGACATCTACGTCAGCCCGAGCCAGATCCGCCGCTTCAACCTGCATACCGGCGACACCATCGAAGGCGAAATCCGCACGCCCAAGGACGGAGAACGCTATTTCGCGCTGGTGAAGGTGGACAAGGTCAACAACGACACGCCCGAAGCGACCAAGAACAAGATCCTGTTCGAGAACCTGACGCCGCTGTTCCCGACCAAGCGCCTCAAGCTCGAACGCGACATCAAGGCCGACGAGAACATCACCGGCCGCATCATCGACCTGGTCGCGCCCATCGGCAAAGGCCAGCGCGGCCTGCTGGTCGCGCCGCCCAAGTCGGGCAAGACGGTGATGCTGACCCATATCGCCCACGCGATCACCGCCAATCACCCGGACGTGATGCTGATCGTGCTGCTGATCGACGAGCGTCCCGAAGAAGTGACCGAGATGACGCGCACCGTGCGCGGCGAAGTGGTCGCCTCGACCTTCGACGAGCCGGCCACCCGCCATGTGCAGGTCGCCGAGATGGTGATCGAGAAGGCCAAGCGGCTGGTCGAGCACAAGAAGGACGTGGTGATCCTGCTCGATTCGATCACCCGCCTGGCGCGCGCCTACAACACCGTGATCCCGGCCTCGGGCAAGGTGCTGACCGGCGGCGTGGACGCCAACGCGCTGCAGAAGCCCAAGCGCTTCTTCGGCGCCGCCCGCAATATCGAGGAAGGCGGCTCGCTGACCATCATCGCCACCGCGCTGACCGACACCGGCAGCCGCATGGACGACGTGATCTACGAGGAATTCAAGGGCACCGGCAACATGGAACTGCATCTCGACCGCCGCATGGCCGAGAAGCGCATCTACCCGGCCATCAACGTCAACCGCTCGGGCACCCGCCGCGAAGAGATGCTGATCCCGCAGGACCAGTTGCAGAAGATCTGGGTGCTGCGCAAGCTGCTCTACCCGATGGACGAGCTCGAGGCGATGGAATTCCTGTTCGACAAGATCAAGGCGACCAAGAACAACAACGACTTCTTCGACTCGATGCGAAGGTAG
- a CDS encoding type B 50S ribosomal protein L31: MKAGIHPKYTEVIFYDASVDFKFLTKSTMQVRGSEKMAWTDGNEYPVVRLDVSSESHPFYTGKQKIVDTAGRIDKFNQKYALLSKKK, encoded by the coding sequence ATGAAAGCTGGCATCCACCCCAAGTACACCGAAGTCATCTTCTACGACGCGAGCGTCGACTTCAAATTCCTGACCAAGTCCACCATGCAGGTGCGCGGCAGCGAGAAGATGGCCTGGACCGACGGTAACGAATACCCGGTCGTCCGCCTCGACGTGTCGTCCGAATCGCACCCTTTCTACACCGGCAAGCAGAAGATCGTCGACACCGCCGGCCGTATCGACAAGTTCAACCAGAAGTACGCGCTGCTCAGCAAGAAGAAGTAA